The following proteins are co-located in the Microbulbifer sp. VAAF005 genome:
- the nuoJ gene encoding NADH-quinone oxidoreductase subunit J produces the protein MNYIFYLTAAVAIVSTAMVIFHKNAVHALLYLVTSLLSVAVIFYQYGAPLAAALEVIIYAGAIMVLIIFVIMMLNQGDASVAQEQAWLQPHTWIGPALLSAILLIQLLLLVSSGQIPSEQTYHYIGPKQVGIALFSHYVLAVELASMLLLAGLVGAFHLARHRKIVKPE, from the coding sequence GTGAATTACATTTTCTACTTAACCGCTGCGGTTGCCATTGTCTCAACCGCCATGGTTATTTTTCATAAGAACGCGGTCCACGCGCTACTTTATCTTGTCACTTCACTTTTATCGGTTGCCGTTATTTTCTACCAATACGGCGCTCCCCTGGCAGCAGCTTTGGAAGTTATTATTTATGCCGGCGCCATCATGGTATTGATAATTTTTGTCATCATGATGCTCAATCAGGGAGATGCTTCAGTTGCACAGGAGCAAGCCTGGTTGCAACCCCACACCTGGATTGGCCCAGCCCTTCTATCAGCAATTTTGTTAATCCAGTTACTTCTGCTGGTTAGTAGCGGGCAAATTCCTTCAGAGCAAACCTATCACTATATTGGGCCCAAACAGGTCGGTATCGCACTTTTTAGCCATTACGTTCTCGCTGTCGAACTCGCTTCAATGCTGCTTTTGGCAGGGCTTGTTGGAGCTTTTCACCTCGCCCGACACAGAAAAATAGTTAAACCGGAGTGA
- the nuoK gene encoding NADH-quinone oxidoreductase subunit NuoK, with protein sequence MESAPGLEAGVLLASILFCLGLAGLLIRRNIIFMLMCIEICTNAAALMFVVAGAHWGNADGQVMFVFVVTLAAAEVAIALALVLQFYYRKHTVDIDQLNGLRG encoded by the coding sequence ATCGAATCTGCACCTGGTTTGGAGGCTGGCGTGCTGTTGGCCTCCATTCTGTTTTGCTTGGGGTTAGCCGGATTACTCATCCGAAGAAATATTATTTTTATGCTGATGTGTATTGAAATTTGCACCAATGCCGCAGCATTAATGTTTGTTGTCGCCGGCGCTCATTGGGGCAATGCTGATGGGCAGGTGATGTTTGTTTTTGTTGTCACCCTGGCCGCTGCCGAAGTAGCCATTGCACTGGCGCTGGTCTTGCAATTTTATTATCGCAAACACACGGTCGATATTGACCAGCTCAATGGATTGAGGGGTTAA
- the nuoL gene encoding NADH-quinone oxidoreductase subunit L, producing MNGSLAWIPLLPFLGFLTLISIPLFTQKEPSQKLVSLIGVGSVGIAAILVFNLALSTFLGNPESVVTLSVWRWMRVSDLQLGFTFHVDWLTLVMLMIITGVGFLIHLYSAGYMREDPDFRRYFSYLNLFVSAMLILVMADNLVLLYLGWEGVGLCSYLLIGFWYKDPANGAAAQKAFIVTRVGDTAMAIGLFLLFFEFSTLNIPELITAAGNPGVNTQIITIAMLLLLGGAVGKSAQIPLQTWLPDAMAGPTPVSALIHAATMVTAGVYLIARMHPLYQLSGTAMTAVAIVGALTLLISGFSAIAQSDIKRVLAYSTISQIGYMFLALGVGAWSGAIFHLMTHAFFKALLFLSAGSVILSVHHEQNIFAMGGLYRKIPFTFICFTIGCACLAALPFTSGFYSKDHILLSAYEYHQGVNLLWLAGLLGALVTGIYSFRVLFLAFLGSEGSASSHCKDANNTVMMLPLGLLAVLALFGGILAPPLQGVFGTPTDEHHSWVIEAIAIAMPLIGLFIAWKMFLFEKKVGEQRSPLIQFWFKGWGFDWVYDRVFVRPFKFITALNHKDIIDSIYKGTASLSAHLNNALSSSQNGQIRWYLATFVAGSILFLALLVAL from the coding sequence ATGAACGGATCACTAGCCTGGATACCATTGCTTCCCTTTCTTGGTTTCCTGACCCTCATCAGTATTCCACTGTTTACACAAAAGGAACCCTCACAAAAGTTAGTGAGCCTGATTGGTGTGGGCAGTGTGGGAATCGCAGCGATTCTGGTTTTTAACCTCGCACTCTCCACCTTTCTGGGCAACCCGGAATCGGTCGTTACACTGTCAGTTTGGCGGTGGATGCGGGTATCAGACCTCCAGCTCGGCTTCACCTTTCATGTGGACTGGCTAACCCTGGTAATGCTGATGATCATTACCGGAGTAGGCTTCCTTATCCACTTATACTCAGCCGGATATATGCGTGAAGATCCGGATTTCCGCCGCTACTTTTCCTACTTGAATCTATTTGTCTCTGCCATGTTAATTCTTGTAATGGCGGACAACCTGGTACTTCTCTATCTGGGATGGGAAGGCGTTGGTCTTTGTTCCTACTTGCTCATTGGATTTTGGTATAAGGACCCTGCAAACGGCGCGGCGGCACAGAAGGCATTTATCGTCACCCGCGTCGGCGATACCGCCATGGCGATCGGCTTGTTCCTGCTGTTCTTTGAGTTCTCAACACTAAATATACCGGAGCTCATCACAGCGGCAGGGAATCCCGGGGTCAATACTCAAATTATCACTATCGCTATGCTGCTGTTACTGGGTGGCGCTGTGGGTAAGTCAGCACAGATTCCACTCCAGACCTGGCTTCCCGATGCGATGGCAGGCCCCACTCCCGTCAGCGCCCTTATCCACGCTGCCACCATGGTGACGGCCGGGGTCTACTTGATCGCCCGTATGCACCCGCTTTATCAGCTGTCTGGAACCGCCATGACAGCTGTAGCCATTGTCGGCGCTCTGACTCTATTAATCTCCGGATTCAGTGCTATCGCACAAAGTGATATCAAACGGGTCCTGGCCTATTCAACCATCTCCCAGATTGGATATATGTTCCTGGCCCTGGGTGTGGGTGCCTGGTCAGGAGCCATCTTCCATTTGATGACCCACGCCTTCTTCAAGGCTCTGCTCTTCCTCTCCGCAGGGTCAGTAATCCTGAGCGTACATCACGAGCAGAATATCTTTGCCATGGGCGGCCTCTATCGCAAAATCCCCTTTACCTTTATCTGCTTTACCATCGGTTGCGCCTGCCTGGCAGCACTCCCATTTACATCCGGTTTCTACAGCAAAGATCATATTTTGCTCAGTGCTTATGAATATCATCAAGGAGTAAACCTGCTTTGGCTTGCCGGTCTATTAGGTGCGCTGGTCACAGGGATTTATAGCTTCCGGGTTCTGTTTCTTGCATTTCTGGGCAGTGAGGGCAGCGCCTCCTCACACTGTAAAGACGCCAATAACACGGTGATGATGCTTCCCTTGGGCCTCCTCGCTGTACTTGCCCTATTTGGTGGAATTCTCGCTCCACCTCTCCAGGGAGTCTTTGGCACCCCAACCGATGAACACCACTCCTGGGTCATTGAAGCCATTGCCATTGCCATGCCGCTGATCGGCCTGTTTATCGCCTGGAAAATGTTCCTGTTCGAGAAGAAGGTTGGGGAGCAGCGCTCTCCACTAATTCAGTTTTGGTTTAAGGGATGGGGTTTTGACTGGGTCTATGACCGGGTTTTTGTAAGACCTTTTAAATTTATCACCGCCCTTAACCACAAAGATATTATCGACAGCATCTACAAGGGTACCGCTTCGCTGAGTGCACATCTAAATAACGCCCTCAGCTCTTCACAAAATGGCCAAATACGTTGGTACCTGGCCACCTTTGTAGCCGGATCAATTTTATTCCTAGCCCTGTTGGTGGCTCTATGA
- the nuoM gene encoding NADH-quinone oxidoreductase subunit M encodes MTLLAIIIILFVGGILAWLAEKHLYEGGRLISLVSLIIASLLLISYFPQAESTAVTGDSQWWDNLLISWIPRFGISFHLAIDGLSFLMLMLTMGMGIFGLVMTWNDITFRRGFFYFNYLWTLAGIVGVFTAIDLFLFFFFWEVMLIPMLLLIAVWGYEGRVYAAIKFFIFTQASSLLMLIAIVALAFIHYRNSGQLTFNYMDLLGAQLSATAAYWLMLGFFIAFIVKLPALPFHTWLPDAHTQAPTAGSILLAAILLKTGAYGLLRFTLPLFPESSQAFAPVAMTIGAISVVYGASLAFAQKDMKRLVAYSSVSHMGFVLLGLYALNTIALQGAVMQMIAHGLSTAALFALVGALQHRLHTRDMSQLGGVWPLLPKLSAVALFFAIASLGLPGLGNFVAEFLVLVGSFKANHWLTVIAAIGLIGAALYALLMMQRVFFGKFNDKLKPATEGKTVSDLSLREISALLSLAVLLVIFGLRPQPIFDIAEPTIAKSMQKFQPPENEEVVIEKTGPETSASLSSPTAKSAKTGTSL; translated from the coding sequence ATGACATTACTGGCAATAATTATAATTTTATTTGTTGGGGGAATATTAGCCTGGCTGGCAGAGAAACATCTCTATGAGGGTGGACGCTTAATCAGCCTGGTTTCCCTGATTATCGCATCCCTACTCTTGATCAGCTATTTCCCCCAGGCAGAGTCCACAGCTGTTACAGGTGACAGTCAATGGTGGGATAACCTTTTGATATCCTGGATACCCAGGTTCGGGATCAGCTTCCATCTGGCAATTGATGGGCTCAGCTTTCTTATGCTAATGCTCACAATGGGGATGGGGATCTTTGGGCTAGTAATGACCTGGAATGATATCACCTTCCGGCGCGGCTTCTTTTATTTTAACTACCTGTGGACACTGGCCGGTATTGTCGGTGTGTTCACCGCTATCGACCTGTTTTTATTCTTTTTCTTCTGGGAAGTCATGCTGATTCCCATGCTGCTGTTGATTGCAGTTTGGGGCTATGAGGGCAGAGTCTACGCTGCGATAAAGTTCTTTATTTTCACCCAGGCAAGCAGCTTGTTAATGCTGATTGCCATCGTTGCCTTGGCATTTATCCACTATCGGAATAGCGGGCAACTGACCTTTAACTATATGGATTTGTTGGGTGCTCAACTGTCTGCAACAGCAGCTTATTGGTTAATGCTCGGATTTTTTATTGCCTTTATCGTCAAGTTGCCAGCGCTGCCCTTCCATACCTGGCTACCTGACGCTCATACCCAGGCTCCTACTGCCGGCAGTATTCTACTGGCGGCGATTCTGTTGAAGACAGGAGCCTATGGTTTACTACGTTTTACACTGCCCTTATTCCCGGAGAGTTCACAAGCTTTTGCACCGGTTGCAATGACCATTGGAGCCATCAGTGTGGTCTACGGCGCATCGCTGGCATTCGCTCAGAAGGATATGAAAAGGCTTGTGGCCTATTCAAGTGTGAGCCACATGGGATTTGTTCTATTGGGACTCTACGCACTGAATACTATCGCCCTGCAAGGCGCAGTGATGCAAATGATCGCCCACGGCTTGAGTACCGCTGCACTCTTCGCATTAGTAGGCGCACTACAGCATCGTCTCCATACTCGGGATATGAGTCAGCTCGGCGGTGTCTGGCCTCTTCTGCCAAAGCTATCCGCCGTTGCACTCTTCTTTGCCATCGCCTCACTGGGACTGCCTGGGCTGGGTAATTTTGTTGCTGAATTCCTGGTACTTGTTGGTAGCTTTAAAGCTAATCACTGGTTAACGGTTATTGCAGCAATTGGGCTTATTGGAGCAGCGCTCTATGCACTATTAATGATGCAACGTGTCTTCTTTGGCAAATTTAATGACAAATTAAAACCAGCTACAGAGGGGAAAACTGTCAGTGATCTAAGCCTCAGAGAGATCTCTGCGCTTCTTTCACTGGCGGTGCTTCTCGTGATCTTCGGGCTCCGCCCCCAGCCTATCTTTGATATCGCCGAACCTACGATAGCTAAATCAATGCAAAAATTTCAGCCCCCCGAAAATGAAGAAGTCGTCATAGAAAAGACAGGGCCGGAAACTTCAGCAAGCTTATCCTCTCCTACTGCTAAAAGCGCTAAAACAGGTACATCTCTATGA
- a CDS encoding NADH-quinone oxidoreductase subunit N, which yields MSAQELFSILPLLLISAGIVILLLQVSFWRNHAGALVTTLITLVAAIIACFWVGASLSGNNGSIQVTALLSIDYNSLFFCLLILVTTIAVSVMGYNYLKLRCDLNRNPDSYPEEFYILLLLAILGASTLVFASHFATFFLGIELISLALYPLLGFAVTGNLSSSKDQVNSLESAFKYLILSALSTALGLFGIALIYAASGALDFGSIATRIQDLSQTSALFATGATLLVISVAFKLSLVPFHIWTPDVFQGAPTPTTALIATVGKTAVIAFLLRFFNTLNLYQSPILIDLLTIAAIASMLIGNLLALMQNNIKRLLAYSSIGHIGYLIVAFIIGNSAFGTEAVIYYMVAYVITTLGAFAIVGLIADSVEAAQLTNGTNVSDVTNSADDPYHRDFYRGLLWRSPWLASCLALMLLSLAGIPLTIGFIGKFYVFTAGVEGKMWALLAGVVIGSALGLFYYLRLLLTMVQRDAIDTSSNSEALQITTSGQFLIAILAAVLVFFGIFPQVLINWINAI from the coding sequence ATGAGTGCCCAAGAACTATTTTCTATCCTACCGCTTTTACTGATTAGTGCCGGTATTGTAATTTTGCTGCTCCAAGTATCATTCTGGAGGAATCATGCGGGCGCTCTGGTTACAACTCTTATCACCTTGGTAGCCGCTATCATTGCCTGTTTCTGGGTTGGAGCCAGCCTATCGGGCAATAACGGGTCTATTCAAGTGACTGCCCTACTCTCGATTGACTACAACTCATTGTTCTTCTGTCTGCTGATATTAGTTACCACCATAGCCGTCAGCGTTATGGGATACAACTACTTAAAACTTCGGTGTGACCTGAATAGAAATCCGGATAGCTATCCAGAAGAGTTTTATATACTACTTTTACTTGCCATTTTGGGAGCAAGCACCCTGGTATTTGCCAGCCACTTTGCCACCTTTTTCCTCGGTATAGAATTAATTAGCCTCGCACTTTATCCACTGTTGGGATTTGCGGTTACTGGCAATTTATCCTCAAGCAAAGATCAAGTAAATTCCCTGGAATCTGCCTTTAAATACTTAATCCTTTCAGCACTTTCTACCGCTCTCGGGCTATTCGGTATCGCATTAATTTATGCGGCGTCTGGGGCACTGGACTTTGGCAGTATCGCTACACGGATACAGGATCTTTCACAGACTTCTGCTCTTTTTGCAACCGGCGCCACTCTGCTGGTCATTTCTGTTGCTTTCAAGTTATCACTGGTTCCATTTCATATCTGGACACCCGATGTATTCCAGGGCGCACCTACGCCTACGACGGCGTTGATCGCCACAGTGGGAAAAACAGCCGTAATTGCCTTTCTGTTACGATTCTTTAATACCTTAAATCTCTACCAGAGCCCTATTCTTATTGACTTACTGACAATCGCCGCCATAGCTAGCATGCTGATAGGAAATTTATTGGCCCTGATGCAAAACAATATCAAAAGGCTGCTGGCCTACTCCTCAATCGGCCATATAGGCTATTTAATTGTGGCGTTTATCATCGGCAATAGCGCGTTTGGTACAGAGGCGGTTATTTATTACATGGTCGCCTATGTCATTACTACACTCGGAGCCTTTGCAATCGTTGGCCTGATAGCTGATTCAGTGGAGGCCGCACAACTAACCAATGGAACAAATGTCAGTGACGTGACCAACAGTGCAGATGATCCTTATCACAGGGACTTTTACCGGGGATTACTCTGGCGTAGTCCATGGCTGGCGAGCTGTCTTGCGCTAATGCTGTTATCTCTGGCTGGAATTCCCTTAACTATTGGATTTATTGGGAAGTTTTACGTCTTTACCGCAGGTGTTGAAGGAAAAATGTGGGCTCTTCTCGCTGGGGTGGTTATTGGTAGTGCATTGGGCCTCTTCTATTACCTTCGTCTTCTACTTACGATGGTACAAAGAGATGCCATTGACACTAGCAGTAACAGCGAAGCGTTACAAATCACCACTTCAGGGCAGTTTTTAATCGCAATTCTCGCCGCCGTACTGGTTTTTTTCGGAATATTTCCACAGGTCCTTATTAACTGGATAAATGCTATATAA
- a CDS encoding TonB-dependent receptor, which translates to MITIGTRVEGRSATDSSAPIDIVTGEEFVNQGDGDLSNLLRNVVPSYNVNAKPISDAASIVRPANLRGLPPDSTLVLVNGKRRHRAAVISFLGSGVSDGAQGPDISAIPAIALKQVEVLRDGAAAQYGSDAIAGVINFQLKDAAEGGTVEAKYATTAEGDGDQSTIAANFGLPLTDSGFVNVSLEYREQDSTSRSVQRDDAAQLIADGNTYVANPAQIWGQPEVNDDTKFFVNSAIEINDTAELYAFGNYASRETDGGFYFRNPETRPGVYALDDEPLIGDLDASNGIYDCIGMTHEEAQSSDECFSYTEMFPGGFTPRFGGELEDYSAVFGVRGEFANGIGYDVSASTGHNEVDFLIYNTVNATLGPDSPTRFSPGGYVQEETNFNIDLTKSIELAGMPLFMATGFEWREEEFEVKQGDTASWQVGDLAEQGFLIGSNGFSGFGPEVVGTFDRDNIALYTDFELEVVEALRLGAALRWEDFSDFGDTSNFKLSAHYTINDVIALRSTLSTGFRAPTPGQSNITNVTTAYTNGALANRGTIPPTNPIAVLKGGEQLQPEESQSFTFGTIIAAGDWDITLDYFLIEVTDRITQSANQELTDEERDQLVQDGISGADSLEYFRFYTNDFDTQTQGIDLVATYPLGDATDFNLAFNWTETEVTDFSTDTMDEMRIRQLEDGLPEVRGNASVTHSGDSWRGLVRLNYYGSYWEAHLDDYSLPIDAGDEWTVDIEAAYDFNDSMTLIAGAENVFNNYPDKNPWSGVAGAEYPETAPMGFNGALYYVRAQYEF; encoded by the coding sequence GTGATAACAATCGGTACCCGTGTTGAAGGGCGTTCCGCTACAGATTCCTCCGCTCCCATCGATATCGTGACCGGAGAAGAATTTGTAAACCAGGGTGATGGAGATCTCAGTAATCTGCTTAGAAACGTTGTTCCATCCTATAACGTTAATGCAAAGCCAATTTCTGATGCTGCCTCAATCGTTCGCCCTGCAAACCTGCGTGGACTGCCACCCGATAGCACACTGGTTCTGGTAAATGGTAAGCGTCGCCATCGCGCTGCCGTCATTTCCTTCCTCGGAAGTGGTGTTTCAGATGGTGCTCAGGGGCCAGATATCTCCGCAATTCCGGCGATTGCTCTGAAACAGGTTGAAGTCCTGCGTGACGGTGCCGCAGCCCAATATGGCTCCGATGCGATTGCCGGCGTTATCAACTTTCAGTTAAAGGATGCAGCTGAGGGCGGCACGGTTGAAGCCAAGTATGCAACTACCGCTGAAGGTGATGGTGATCAGAGTACGATAGCGGCGAATTTCGGTCTGCCTCTGACGGATTCTGGTTTTGTGAATGTCAGCCTCGAGTATCGTGAGCAGGATTCTACCAGCCGCAGTGTGCAGCGGGATGATGCAGCCCAGTTGATCGCCGATGGCAATACCTATGTTGCCAATCCTGCGCAGATCTGGGGCCAGCCAGAAGTTAATGACGACACCAAGTTCTTTGTTAACAGTGCCATAGAGATAAATGATACTGCTGAGCTGTATGCCTTTGGTAACTATGCCAGCCGCGAAACAGATGGGGGCTTTTACTTCCGGAACCCGGAAACTCGTCCCGGCGTTTATGCGCTTGATGATGAGCCCTTAATTGGTGATCTGGATGCTAGCAATGGTATCTATGATTGTATTGGCATGACCCACGAGGAAGCACAGTCTAGTGATGAGTGCTTCTCATACACCGAAATGTTCCCTGGCGGATTTACTCCGCGCTTTGGCGGTGAGCTAGAGGACTACTCAGCGGTATTTGGTGTTCGTGGTGAATTTGCAAATGGCATTGGCTACGACGTAAGTGCCAGTACCGGTCACAACGAAGTAGACTTCCTAATCTACAACACCGTTAACGCTACGCTCGGGCCTGACAGCCCGACCAGATTTAGCCCTGGCGGTTATGTACAGGAAGAAACCAATTTCAATATAGATTTGACTAAGAGCATTGAACTTGCCGGAATGCCACTGTTCATGGCCACGGGCTTTGAATGGCGTGAGGAAGAGTTTGAAGTTAAACAGGGTGATACAGCCTCCTGGCAAGTCGGCGATCTGGCAGAGCAGGGTTTCTTGATTGGTTCGAATGGGTTCTCTGGTTTTGGTCCAGAGGTTGTAGGTACTTTTGACCGGGATAATATTGCGCTTTACACCGACTTCGAACTCGAAGTCGTCGAAGCTCTTCGGTTAGGTGCGGCACTGCGTTGGGAAGATTTCTCTGATTTCGGCGACACTTCCAATTTCAAATTGTCAGCCCACTATACAATCAACGATGTGATTGCCCTGCGCTCTACGCTGAGCACCGGTTTCCGTGCCCCGACACCGGGCCAATCCAACATTACCAATGTCACTACCGCCTATACCAATGGTGCATTGGCTAATCGGGGAACCATTCCTCCAACTAACCCCATTGCCGTATTGAAAGGCGGTGAGCAGCTGCAGCCAGAGGAGTCTCAGAGCTTTACTTTCGGTACAATTATTGCCGCAGGTGATTGGGATATTACCCTGGATTACTTCCTCATTGAGGTAACAGATCGAATCACTCAATCTGCTAACCAGGAACTGACTGATGAAGAGCGCGATCAGTTGGTTCAGGATGGCATCAGTGGTGCTGATTCCCTTGAATATTTCCGTTTCTACACCAATGACTTCGATACCCAAACCCAGGGTATCGACTTGGTGGCGACTTACCCACTCGGTGATGCAACAGATTTCAACCTGGCTTTCAACTGGACGGAAACGGAAGTTACCGATTTCAGTACGGATACCATGGATGAAATGCGTATCAGGCAGCTGGAGGATGGCTTACCAGAGGTGCGCGGTAATGCATCTGTCACCCATAGTGGTGACAGCTGGCGGGGCCTAGTGCGACTTAACTACTACGGTAGCTACTGGGAAGCACATTTGGACGATTACAGCTTGCCCATTGATGCCGGTGATGAGTGGACTGTGGATATTGAGGCTGCTTATGACTTCAATGATTCCATGACCTTGATCGCAGGTGCGGAAAACGTATTCAACAACTATCCAGATAAAAACCCCTGGTCCGGTGTTGCTGGAGCGGAATATCCGGAAACGGCACCTATGGGATTCAATGGAGCTCTGTACTACGTAAGAGCGCAGTATGAATTCTAA